The following coding sequences are from one Bradyrhizobium sp. WSM471 window:
- a CDS encoding MarR family winged helix-turn-helix transcriptional regulator — MARSVAAKKSVKPAKPPYVLDEQVGFILRQVWQRHSAIFSREIGTNITPTQWAALSKLAEAGPCSQNQLGRLTAMDVATIKGVIDRLTARGLTETSQDPEDGRRLLVSLTRAGQQLAEKVAPNALSITRETLAPLEPKEREMLMALLNKLR, encoded by the coding sequence ATGGCGAGAAGCGTCGCGGCGAAGAAGAGCGTCAAACCGGCAAAGCCGCCTTACGTGCTCGACGAGCAGGTTGGCTTTATCCTTCGCCAGGTCTGGCAGCGCCACAGCGCGATCTTCTCTCGCGAGATCGGCACCAATATTACGCCGACGCAATGGGCGGCACTGTCGAAGCTCGCCGAGGCCGGGCCATGCTCGCAGAACCAGCTCGGGCGCCTAACGGCGATGGATGTGGCGACCATCAAGGGCGTGATCGATCGTTTGACGGCGCGCGGCCTCACCGAGACCAGCCAGGATCCCGAGGACGGACGGCGGCTTCTGGTGAGCCTGACGCGCGCGGGGCAGCAGCTGGCGGAAAAGGTCGCGCCGAATGCGCTCTCGATCACGCGGGAGACGCTGGCGCCGCTCGAGCCAAAGGAACGCGAGATGCTGATGGCGCTGTTGAACAAGCTGCGGTGA
- a CDS encoding amidohydrolase family protein, with protein sequence MAHDAPQATGPSKLVIRNIGLILSGALEKPILDGDTIVAENGKITAIGRFKDLNTEGATTIVEANGTTVAPGLIDSHVHPVAGDWTPRQNQIGWIDSNLHGGVTTMISAGEVHMPGRPRDVVGLKAMAIFAQRAFWNLRPGGVKVHAGAPVIECEMVEEDFKELAAAGVKLLGEVGLGDVKDGPTARKMVGWARKYGIQSTIHTGGPSIPGSGLIDKDVVLEADTDVVGHINGGHTALPDDQIRCICEGCKRGLELVHNGNERSALFTLRIAREMGDLHRVILGTDAPAGSGVQPLGILRMVSMLSSLGDLPAEVAFCLATGNTARMRELDCGLIEVGRSADFVIMDKAQHSAGKNILDSVQLGDLPGIGMTIIDGIVRTQRSRNTPPAGRVPEVVAK encoded by the coding sequence ATGGCGCATGACGCACCCCAGGCCACCGGACCCTCGAAGCTCGTGATCCGCAATATCGGCCTGATCCTGTCCGGCGCGCTGGAAAAGCCGATCCTGGATGGTGACACCATCGTCGCCGAGAACGGCAAGATCACCGCAATCGGCCGCTTCAAGGACCTCAACACCGAAGGCGCGACCACCATCGTCGAGGCCAACGGCACCACGGTGGCGCCCGGCCTGATCGACAGCCATGTCCACCCTGTTGCGGGCGACTGGACGCCTCGCCAGAACCAGATCGGCTGGATCGACAGCAATTTGCATGGCGGCGTCACCACGATGATTTCCGCCGGCGAGGTGCATATGCCCGGCCGCCCGCGCGACGTCGTCGGGTTGAAGGCGATGGCGATCTTCGCACAGCGCGCATTCTGGAATCTGCGGCCCGGCGGCGTGAAGGTTCACGCCGGCGCGCCTGTGATCGAATGCGAGATGGTCGAGGAGGACTTCAAGGAGTTGGCCGCCGCCGGCGTCAAGCTGCTCGGCGAAGTGGGCCTGGGCGACGTCAAGGACGGCCCCACCGCGCGAAAAATGGTCGGCTGGGCTCGCAAATACGGCATCCAGAGCACGATCCACACCGGCGGTCCTTCGATCCCCGGCTCCGGCCTGATCGACAAGGACGTGGTACTGGAGGCCGACACCGACGTGGTTGGCCACATCAATGGCGGCCACACCGCGCTTCCCGACGACCAGATCCGCTGTATCTGCGAGGGCTGCAAGCGCGGCCTCGAACTCGTGCACAACGGCAATGAGCGCTCGGCGCTGTTCACGTTGCGCATCGCGCGCGAGATGGGCGATCTCCATCGCGTCATCCTCGGCACCGACGCACCGGCCGGCTCCGGCGTGCAGCCGCTCGGCATTCTCCGCATGGTCTCGATGCTGTCCTCGCTTGGCGACCTGCCGGCCGAGGTCGCGTTTTGCCTTGCTACCGGCAACACGGCGCGGATGCGCGAACTGGATTGCGGCCTGATCGAAGTCGGTCGTTCCGCCGACTTCGTCATCATGGACAAGGCGCAGCACTCGGCCGGCAAGAACATTTTGGACAGCGTCCAGCTCGGCGACCTCCCCGGCATCGGCATGACCATCATCGACGGCATTGTGCGCACCCAGCGCAGCCGCAACACCCCGCCGGCCGGCAGGGTGCCGGAGGTGGTGGCGAAGTGA
- a CDS encoding UPF0280 family protein, which produces MTRLPQIALLSDGRRLHLQDGPIDLIVEARGEPSEVRAAYEAAARRFTGLLDELCAELPELRAAVEGRTSLVGVVARRMHAAVAPYAADDFITPMAAVAGAVAEEILGAMLNAAALDRAYVNNGGDIALHLGDGEHFSVGLMDRPDGDGVMRTIRVDADDPVRGIATSGRHGRSFSLGIADAVTVLAGTASQADAAATIIANAVDLPGHPAIIRKPASELQPDSDLGARLVTRDVSELSQTEITTALESGAECARQLFDRGLIEGAVLQLCGDMLVIGTKDIERQRSRPLVLENAVDA; this is translated from the coding sequence ATGACAAGGCTCCCGCAAATCGCGTTGCTGTCTGATGGCCGGCGGCTGCATTTGCAGGATGGACCGATTGATTTGATCGTCGAGGCGAGGGGAGAGCCGAGCGAGGTACGTGCAGCCTATGAGGCGGCCGCCCGGCGCTTCACGGGATTACTCGACGAGCTCTGCGCGGAACTGCCGGAGTTGCGGGCTGCCGTCGAGGGTCGGACCTCGCTGGTAGGCGTCGTGGCGCGCCGCATGCACGCCGCGGTCGCGCCTTATGCCGCTGATGACTTCATTACGCCGATGGCGGCGGTTGCCGGCGCCGTGGCGGAGGAGATTCTCGGCGCAATGCTGAACGCTGCGGCGCTCGATCGAGCCTATGTCAACAATGGCGGCGACATTGCCCTGCATCTCGGCGACGGCGAGCATTTTTCGGTCGGCCTGATGGACCGGCCCGATGGCGACGGCGTGATGCGGACAATCAGGGTGGACGCCGATGACCCCGTGCGCGGCATCGCGACCAGTGGACGGCACGGCCGCAGCTTTTCGCTCGGGATTGCCGATGCGGTGACCGTGTTGGCCGGAACGGCGTCGCAAGCCGACGCGGCCGCGACGATCATTGCCAATGCCGTCGATCTCCCGGGGCATCCCGCCATCATCCGGAAGCCAGCGAGTGAGCTTCAGCCCGACAGCGATCTCGGCGCGCGGCTCGTGACCCGTGACGTCAGTGAATTGTCGCAGACCGAGATCACCACCGCGCTGGAATCTGGCGCGGAATGTGCACGGCAATTGTTCGATCGCGGATTGATCGAGGGTGCCGTGTTGCAGCTTTGTGGTGATATGCTTGTCATCGGGACCAAGGATATTGAACGGCAACGATCGCGCCCGCTTGTGCTGGAGAACGCGGTTGATGCCTGA
- a CDS encoding (2Fe-2S)-binding protein: MTQTPIRITVNGRIHEITAARDTPLLYVLRNDLALNGPKYGCGLGECGTCTVLIDGAAARSCVIPISGCAGRDIVTLEGLGTRDKPDVVQQAFIDEQAAQCGYCLNGMIMTTKALLAINPRPTEHEALAALRYNLCRCGTHVEILRAVMRASGQLAGTAD; this comes from the coding sequence ATGACGCAGACACCGATCCGCATCACCGTGAACGGCAGGATCCACGAGATCACTGCGGCGCGGGACACACCGCTGCTCTACGTGCTGCGCAACGATCTCGCGCTCAACGGTCCGAAATACGGTTGCGGCCTCGGTGAATGCGGCACCTGCACTGTCCTGATCGATGGCGCGGCGGCGCGCTCCTGCGTCATTCCGATCAGTGGCTGCGCCGGCCGCGACATCGTGACGCTCGAGGGGCTCGGTACCCGCGACAAGCCGGATGTGGTGCAGCAAGCCTTCATCGACGAACAGGCCGCGCAATGCGGCTACTGCCTCAACGGCATGATCATGACCACCAAGGCGCTGCTCGCGATCAATCCGCGGCCGACCGAACATGAGGCGCTGGCGGCGCTGCGCTACAATCTCTGCCGCTGCGGCACGCATGTCGAAATCCTGCGCGCGGTGATGCGCGCGTCGGGTCAACTCGCCGGGACCGCTGATTGA
- a CDS encoding ABC transporter permease, protein MAFYVVQFLTGLASAASLFLVASGLSIIFGVTRIVNFAHGAFYMIGAYIAFTLTERLSGTFGFWGGIVIAALAVAVIGVIVEMVLLRRIYHAPELFQLLATFGLTLMVEDLVVLIWGPDDLVGRRAPGFKGAIDFFGQNIPSYDLFLIVLSPVVLGILWLLFQRTRWGVLVRAATQDRDMVAALGVNQKWLFTSVFAVGVFLAALGGALQIPRDAVHHAMDLRIIVEVFVVVVIGGLGSIIGAFVAAVLVSELNAFGILIFPKISIILVFLVMAAVLIVRPWGLFGRPEAPARKTPGLTVNPWRPLNSNERVAALAALVIAATLPLFAGNYALTVGSEIAISVIFAVSLHFLMSVGGLASFGHAAYFGLGAYGVAFLAKMAGLPMIVCLLLGPLLGCMGAAVFGFFAVQLSGVYFAMLTLAFAQIVWSIAFQWVSVTGGDNGILGVWPASWAASPSHFYWLSLGVAALVTIALRAMVFSPFGYALRATRDSLLRSEAVGINAKRIQWTAFVIAGTTAGIGGALFAYLKGSVFPDNLGISLSVDALVMVLLGGVETVSGAVIGAIVYKALNIWLVSQTDLSKLVLGGFIVLIVVVFPKGIVGMLEMLAQRRRKASPPGSPLLAKPIESAE, encoded by the coding sequence ATGGCCTTTTACGTCGTACAGTTTCTGACCGGTCTCGCGAGCGCAGCATCGCTGTTCCTGGTGGCGTCGGGCCTGTCGATCATCTTTGGCGTGACGCGGATCGTGAATTTCGCGCATGGTGCCTTCTACATGATCGGCGCCTATATCGCCTTCACGCTGACGGAGCGCCTATCGGGGACGTTCGGCTTCTGGGGCGGGATCGTCATCGCAGCGCTTGCCGTGGCGGTGATCGGCGTCATTGTCGAGATGGTGCTACTCCGGCGCATCTATCACGCGCCCGAGCTGTTCCAGCTGCTTGCGACCTTCGGCCTGACCTTGATGGTCGAGGACCTGGTCGTCCTAATCTGGGGCCCAGACGATCTCGTCGGGCGCCGTGCACCCGGATTCAAGGGGGCGATCGACTTTTTCGGCCAAAACATCCCGAGCTATGATTTGTTCCTGATCGTGCTCAGCCCGGTCGTGCTCGGCATTCTCTGGCTCCTGTTCCAGCGCACGCGCTGGGGCGTGCTGGTGCGCGCAGCGACGCAGGACCGCGACATGGTCGCAGCGCTCGGCGTCAATCAGAAATGGCTGTTCACGAGCGTGTTTGCGGTCGGCGTTTTCCTCGCCGCTCTCGGCGGTGCGCTCCAGATCCCGCGCGATGCCGTGCATCATGCGATGGATTTGCGCATCATCGTCGAGGTCTTCGTTGTCGTGGTGATCGGAGGCCTCGGCAGCATCATCGGTGCTTTCGTCGCAGCGGTGCTGGTCTCCGAGCTCAATGCCTTCGGCATCCTGATCTTTCCAAAAATCTCCATCATCCTGGTCTTCCTGGTGATGGCGGCGGTGCTGATCGTGCGGCCCTGGGGCCTGTTCGGCAGGCCCGAGGCGCCGGCGCGCAAGACACCGGGCCTCACCGTCAATCCCTGGCGGCCGCTGAACTCGAACGAGCGGGTTGCTGCGCTTGCAGCGCTTGTCATCGCGGCGACGCTGCCGCTGTTTGCCGGCAACTATGCGCTGACCGTCGGCTCGGAGATCGCGATCTCAGTGATCTTCGCCGTCAGCCTGCATTTCCTGATGTCGGTCGGCGGGCTTGCCTCCTTTGGTCACGCCGCCTATTTCGGCCTCGGCGCCTACGGCGTCGCTTTCCTCGCCAAGATGGCGGGACTGCCGATGATCGTCTGCCTCTTGCTCGGTCCGCTGCTCGGCTGCATGGGCGCTGCCGTGTTCGGCTTCTTCGCGGTACAGCTCTCCGGCGTCTATTTCGCCATGCTGACGCTCGCCTTCGCGCAGATCGTCTGGTCGATCGCGTTCCAGTGGGTGAGCGTCACCGGCGGTGACAACGGCATTCTGGGCGTCTGGCCCGCGAGCTGGGCCGCGAGCCCATCGCATTTCTATTGGCTGTCGCTCGGCGTTGCGGCGCTCGTGACGATCGCGTTGCGGGCGATGGTGTTCTCGCCGTTCGGCTATGCGCTAAGGGCGACGCGCGACTCGCTGCTACGCAGCGAAGCGGTCGGCATCAACGCCAAGCGCATCCAGTGGACGGCCTTCGTGATCGCGGGCACGACCGCGGGCATCGGCGGTGCGCTGTTCGCCTACCTCAAGGGCAGCGTCTTCCCGGACAATCTCGGCATCTCGCTCTCGGTCGATGCGCTCGTCATGGTGCTGCTCGGCGGCGTCGAGACGGTCTCGGGCGCGGTGATCGGCGCCATCGTCTACAAGGCCTTGAACATCTGGCTGGTCAGCCAGACCGATCTGTCAAAACTCGTGCTAGGCGGCTTCATCGTTCTGATCGTCGTCGTCTTCCCCAAGGGCATCGTCGGCATGCTGGAGATGCTGGCGCAGCGCCGCAGGAAAGCATCGCCGCCGGGATCACCCTTGCTTGCCAAGCCGATCGAGTCCGCCGAATGA
- a CDS encoding ABC transporter substrate-binding protein — protein sequence MRAKNYFVGAAFALLASGMAHSALAQDIKIGEINSYSLLPAFTEPYRKGWQLAVEEINAAGGINGKKLVVVSKDDGGKPADAQTAANELVSSEGVAMLTGTFLSNIGLAVSDFANQKKVFFLAAEPLTDAITWSKGNKYTFRLRPSNYMQAAMLVEAASKLPAKRWATIAPNYEYGQSAVAVFKKLMSEKRPDIQWVDEQWPPQGKIDAGPVVQAVAAANPEAILNVTFGADLVKLVREGNTRGLFKGREVVSFLTGEPEYLDPLKEETPEGWIVTGYPWYSIKTPEHDAFLKAYRAKYNDYPRLGSIVGYQTIKSAAAILAKANSTDPEKLITAAEGLSMPSPLGEITFRKIDHQSTLGAYVGKTALKDGKGVMVDSSYKKGADYLPSDAEVEKLRPKD from the coding sequence ATGCGAGCAAAGAACTATTTTGTCGGCGCGGCGTTCGCGCTGTTGGCAAGCGGCATGGCTCATTCGGCCCTGGCGCAGGACATCAAGATCGGCGAGATCAACAGCTATTCGCTGCTGCCGGCGTTCACCGAGCCCTATCGCAAGGGCTGGCAGCTCGCGGTTGAGGAGATCAACGCGGCCGGCGGCATCAACGGCAAGAAGCTTGTCGTCGTCTCCAAGGACGACGGCGGCAAGCCGGCGGATGCGCAGACCGCGGCCAACGAGCTGGTGTCGAGCGAGGGCGTGGCGATGCTGACGGGTACGTTCCTGTCGAACATCGGACTTGCGGTCAGCGACTTCGCCAACCAGAAGAAGGTGTTCTTCCTGGCGGCCGAGCCTCTGACGGACGCCATCACCTGGTCGAAGGGCAACAAGTACACGTTCCGACTGCGTCCTTCCAATTACATGCAGGCGGCGATGCTGGTGGAAGCAGCCAGCAAGCTGCCGGCAAAGCGCTGGGCGACGATCGCGCCGAACTATGAATACGGCCAATCGGCGGTTGCCGTATTCAAGAAGCTGATGTCAGAGAAGCGGCCCGACATCCAGTGGGTCGACGAGCAGTGGCCGCCGCAGGGCAAGATCGACGCCGGTCCGGTGGTGCAGGCGGTTGCCGCGGCCAATCCGGAAGCGATCCTCAACGTCACCTTCGGCGCGGATCTCGTCAAGCTCGTACGTGAGGGCAACACCCGCGGTCTGTTCAAGGGACGCGAGGTCGTCTCGTTCCTCACCGGCGAGCCCGAATATCTCGACCCGCTCAAGGAGGAGACGCCCGAGGGCTGGATCGTCACCGGCTATCCCTGGTACTCGATCAAGACGCCCGAGCACGACGCGTTCCTGAAGGCCTATCGGGCCAAGTACAACGACTATCCGCGCCTCGGCTCGATCGTCGGCTACCAGACCATCAAGTCGGCTGCGGCGATCCTGGCGAAGGCCAATTCGACCGATCCGGAGAAGCTGATCACTGCGGCGGAAGGACTGTCGATGCCGTCGCCGCTGGGCGAGATCACCTTCCGCAAGATCGATCACCAGTCGACGCTCGGTGCCTATGTCGGCAAGACCGCGCTGAAGGACGGCAAGGGCGTGATGGTGGACTCGTCTTACAAGAAGGGCGCGGACTATCTGCCAAGTGATGCCGAAGTCGAGAAGCTGCGTCCGAAGGATTGA
- a CDS encoding cytochrome P450 encodes MAPRLDFASEAFFRDPPKAIATLRMSGPVVAVRFPLVGHVWITTTHEATAQVLKEGTNFTLRKEDGDVAGLRWWMPNYVKTIANNMLTMDEPDHTRLRSIVDEAFRRRAIVAMEPRIRAIADGLADELFSAGSPADLVQRYARILPLAVISELLGLPLADRPRFIAWANTMSSLTNVASFFRLLFAFRKMRAYLERQLQIARVRGGEGLIAELVQVERESGQITPDEMVSMVFLLLAAGSETTTHLISGSAHELLRNPSVRDWLAQDWSRVGLAVEEFLRFVSPVQFSKPRYVRRDIELAGVRLNKGDRVMVMLAAANMDPAMHDHPDSLDLARKPNRHMSFGTGIHFCLGHQLARIEGACALEALFVRWPRLGFAVDVSEIHWRKRPGLRAIANLPVVPDGHGAAGSMMVHSQPAAC; translated from the coding sequence ATGGCACCACGCCTCGATTTCGCCAGCGAGGCCTTCTTTCGCGATCCGCCCAAGGCGATCGCAACGTTGCGCATGTCCGGTCCTGTGGTCGCGGTGCGATTTCCTCTCGTCGGTCATGTCTGGATCACCACGACCCACGAGGCCACGGCGCAGGTGCTGAAGGAGGGCACCAATTTCACGCTGCGCAAGGAGGATGGCGACGTCGCAGGTCTGCGCTGGTGGATGCCGAACTACGTCAAGACCATCGCCAACAACATGCTGACGATGGACGAGCCGGACCACACAAGGCTGCGCAGCATCGTGGACGAGGCCTTCCGCCGCCGCGCGATCGTCGCGATGGAGCCGCGCATCCGCGCCATCGCGGACGGTCTCGCCGACGAGCTGTTCTCGGCAGGAAGCCCGGCCGATCTCGTCCAGCGCTATGCCCGCATCCTGCCGCTCGCGGTGATCTCCGAGCTGCTCGGATTGCCGTTGGCCGATCGCCCTCGCTTCATCGCCTGGGCCAATACGATGTCCTCGCTTACGAACGTCGCCAGCTTCTTCCGCCTGCTGTTCGCGTTCCGCAAGATGCGAGCCTACCTCGAACGGCAGCTGCAGATTGCCCGCGTGCGGGGCGGCGAGGGCCTGATCGCGGAGCTGGTCCAGGTCGAGCGTGAGAGCGGCCAGATCACGCCGGACGAAATGGTGTCGATGGTGTTCCTGCTGCTCGCGGCGGGCTCGGAGACCACCACGCATCTCATCAGCGGTTCTGCCCACGAGCTCCTCAGAAATCCCAGCGTTCGCGACTGGCTTGCGCAGGACTGGAGCCGCGTCGGACTTGCGGTGGAGGAATTCCTGCGCTTCGTATCGCCGGTGCAGTTCTCCAAGCCGCGCTATGTGAGGCGGGATATCGAGCTCGCGGGCGTGCGTCTCAACAAGGGCGATCGCGTCATGGTGATGCTCGCCGCCGCGAACATGGACCCGGCGATGCATGATCATCCCGACAGCCTCGATCTCGCGCGCAAGCCGAACCGTCACATGTCCTTCGGAACGGGAATCCATTTCTGCCTCGGCCATCAACTCGCCCGGATCGAGGGTGCGTGCGCCCTGGAAGCGCTGTTTGTGCGATGGCCCCGGCTTGGCTTTGCTGTGGACGTGTCGGAGATCCACTGGCGCAAACGACCGGGCCTGCGTGCGATCGCGAACCTCCCTGTCGTGCCGGACGGTCACGGAGCAGCCGGATCGATGATGGTTCATTCGCAGCCAGCGGCCTGCTGA
- a CDS encoding ABC transporter ATP-binding protein encodes MKLTVQDLNSHYGPAHILFDIGFEVGEGEVVALLGRNGAGKSTTFRSIVGLVAQRSGRIMFEGKDVSARPTHEIVRDGLGYVPEERRIFTDLTVEENLEVGRQPKRPNAPHWTRDKLFSLFPNLGEMKNRPGGRMSGGEQQMLTIARTLMGNPSLVLLDEPSEGLSPKIVEQMVEAILTMKKEGVSIVVSEQNLHFARLISDRAYIIERGRICFGGTMAELDARPDIRDAHLSL; translated from the coding sequence ATGAAGCTCACGGTGCAGGACCTCAATAGTCATTACGGGCCGGCCCATATCCTGTTCGACATCGGCTTCGAGGTCGGCGAGGGGGAAGTCGTGGCATTGCTCGGCCGCAATGGCGCCGGCAAGTCGACGACGTTCCGCTCGATCGTCGGGCTCGTCGCGCAGCGCTCGGGGCGGATCATGTTCGAAGGCAAGGATGTCTCGGCGCGCCCGACACATGAGATCGTGCGGGATGGGCTTGGTTACGTGCCGGAGGAGCGGCGTATCTTCACCGACCTGACGGTGGAAGAGAATCTCGAGGTCGGCCGCCAGCCGAAGCGCCCGAACGCGCCGCACTGGACTCGCGACAAGCTGTTTTCGCTGTTCCCCAACCTCGGCGAGATGAAAAATCGCCCGGGCGGCCGCATGAGCGGCGGCGAGCAGCAGATGCTCACCATCGCCCGCACGCTGATGGGCAATCCGTCGCTGGTGCTGCTGGACGAGCCTTCGGAGGGTCTGTCGCCGAAGATCGTGGAGCAGATGGTCGAGGCCATCCTGACCATGAAGAAGGAGGGCGTCAGCATCGTGGTCTCCGAGCAGAATCTGCATTTTGCGCGGCTGATCTCCGATCGCGCCTATATCATCGAGCGCGGCCGCATCTGTTTCGGCGGCACCATGGCCGAGCTCGACGCGCGTCCGGATATCCGCGACGCGCATCTGTCGTTGTGA
- a CDS encoding ferredoxin--NADP reductase has product MSNFNQEAVLSVHHWTDTLFSFKTTRSPTFRFRNGEFTMIGLKVGEKPLLRAYSVASANYEDTLEFFSIKVPDGPLTSRLQHLKEGDEIIVSRKATGTLVIDNLEDGRNLYLIGTGTGLAPFLSVIKDPETYERFEKVVLLHGCRHVKELAYGEMITETLPKDELIGEYIRNQLIYYPTVTRDPFRNRGRITDLITSGKLFSDIGLPALEAAHDRVMICGSPALVADTRVLLGERGLIEGNHGEPAQFVVEKAFAER; this is encoded by the coding sequence ATGAGCAATTTCAATCAGGAAGCCGTTTTGAGCGTCCATCACTGGACCGACACGCTGTTCTCCTTCAAGACCACCCGCAGCCCGACCTTCCGCTTTCGCAACGGCGAATTCACCATGATCGGCCTCAAGGTCGGCGAGAAGCCGCTGCTGCGGGCCTACAGCGTCGCCAGCGCCAATTACGAGGACACGCTGGAGTTCTTCTCGATCAAGGTGCCGGACGGCCCTCTCACCTCACGGCTCCAGCATCTCAAGGAAGGCGACGAGATCATCGTCAGCCGCAAGGCCACCGGCACGCTGGTGATCGACAATCTGGAGGACGGCCGCAACCTCTACCTCATCGGCACCGGTACGGGCCTTGCGCCGTTCCTGAGCGTGATCAAGGACCCCGAAACCTACGAGCGGTTCGAAAAGGTGGTGTTGCTGCACGGTTGCAGGCACGTGAAGGAGCTCGCCTATGGCGAGATGATCACCGAGACGCTGCCGAAGGACGAGCTGATCGGCGAGTACATCCGCAACCAGTTGATCTACTATCCGACCGTGACGCGCGATCCCTTCCGCAATCGCGGCCGCATCACCGACCTCATCACCTCGGGCAAGCTGTTTTCCGATATCGGCCTGCCGGCCCTGGAAGCCGCCCACGACCGCGTCATGATCTGCGGCAGCCCGGCGCTGGTGGCGGATACCCGCGTGCTCCTTGGCGAGCGGGGGCTGATCGAGGGCAATCACGGCGAGCCGGCCCAATTCGTGGTCGAAAAGGCCTTCGCCGAACGCTAG
- a CDS encoding amino acid synthesis family protein: MSAIIRKIVTVVEETQMEMGRQVSPPTRRAAAIAVIENPFAGEYVEDLSPLIAIGEELGELLSKRAVAALGIDGSKAQSYGKAAAVGENGELEHAAAILHPKMGAPVRKVLGKGAALIPSSKKRSGPGTTLDIPLGHKDAAFVRSHFDGMEVQINDAPRANEIMVAVAVTDSGRPLPRVGGLTAAEIKGEDGLR; the protein is encoded by the coding sequence ATGAGCGCGATCATCCGCAAGATCGTCACCGTCGTCGAAGAGACGCAGATGGAGATGGGCCGCCAGGTCTCGCCGCCGACGCGGCGTGCGGCGGCGATCGCCGTGATCGAGAATCCGTTCGCTGGAGAGTATGTCGAGGATCTCTCGCCGCTGATCGCGATTGGCGAGGAGCTCGGCGAGCTGCTGTCGAAGCGTGCGGTGGCGGCGCTCGGAATCGACGGGTCCAAGGCGCAGAGTTATGGCAAGGCTGCGGCCGTCGGCGAGAATGGCGAGCTGGAGCATGCCGCTGCCATCCTTCACCCGAAAATGGGCGCGCCGGTCCGTAAAGTGCTGGGCAAAGGCGCTGCGCTGATCCCGTCGTCGAAGAAGCGCAGTGGACCCGGCACGACGCTGGACATTCCGCTGGGCCACAAGGATGCGGCCTTCGTGCGCAGTCATTTCGACGGCATGGAAGTGCAGATCAACGACGCGCCGCGCGCCAACGAGATCATGGTCGCGGTCGCCGTCACCGACAGCGGCCGTCCGCTGCCGCGCGTCGGCGGGCTGACGGCCGCGGAGATCAAGGGCGAAGACGGACTGCGTTAA
- a CDS encoding ABC transporter ATP-binding protein has translation MSVAPPLLAVEGLTKSYGGVHAVRGVSFSLRAGEILALIGPNGAGKSTCFDMLNGQNKPDTGHVRLLGEDTTGRKPREIWRMGVGRTFQITATFATMTVRENVQVALISHGKQLYNLWGSAPNFDRGEAGRLLELVGMGGYADRPCGELAYGDLKRLELAVALANQPKLLLMDEPTAGMAPRERVDLMRLTAQIAREESIGVLFTEHDMDVVFEHADRIIVLNRGTLIAEGSPAEVRGNPQVQAVYLGEGLLYDAGHREGASV, from the coding sequence ATGAGCGTCGCCCCACCACTTCTCGCGGTCGAAGGACTGACCAAATCCTATGGCGGCGTGCACGCCGTGCGCGGCGTCTCGTTCTCGTTGCGCGCCGGCGAAATCCTGGCGCTGATCGGGCCGAACGGTGCGGGCAAGAGCACCTGTTTCGACATGCTCAACGGACAGAACAAGCCTGATACCGGCCACGTCCGCCTGCTCGGCGAGGACACAACCGGCAGGAAGCCGCGCGAGATCTGGCGGATGGGCGTGGGCCGCACCTTCCAGATCACCGCGACCTTCGCGACCATGACGGTGCGGGAGAATGTGCAGGTCGCGCTGATCTCGCACGGCAAGCAATTGTACAATCTTTGGGGCTCGGCGCCGAACTTCGACCGCGGCGAAGCCGGGCGACTGCTCGAGCTGGTCGGCATGGGCGGTTACGCGGATCGCCCCTGTGGCGAGCTTGCCTATGGCGATCTCAAGCGGCTCGAGCTCGCCGTCGCGCTCGCCAACCAGCCAAAGCTGCTGCTGATGGACGAGCCGACCGCCGGCATGGCGCCGCGCGAGCGCGTCGATTTGATGCGGCTGACCGCGCAGATCGCCCGGGAAGAATCGATCGGCGTTCTCTTCACCGAGCACGACATGGACGTGGTGTTCGAGCACGCCGACCGCATCATTGTGCTCAACCGCGGCACGCTGATCGCCGAGGGCTCGCCGGCCGAGGTCCGCGGCAATCCGCAGGTGCAGGCGGTCTATCTCGGCGAGGGCCTCCTTTACGATGCCGGTCATCGCGAGGGAGCATCGGTATGA